A region from the Prevotella melaninogenica genome encodes:
- a CDS encoding ABC transporter ATP-binding protein, with protein sequence MIKYLQQRFALTEKGAKDLRKGIACSTLMNLALMLPPTYLFFFLMEYIDAKPSTEPHTLWFYVLVATLLAVLMFFIALRQYDSTYTTVYNESAQRRIGVAEKLRRLPLAFFGERNLSDLTSTVMEDCTMLEQTFSHAVPQLFASALSVVIIGVGMFSYNWHLALALFWVVPLAVTTLLLSRRQLHKAFVQHYKVKRGVTEQIQEGLECMQEIRSYSGEQTYCRSFDKRLKGYERELVRGELVAGVFLNLAGMLLKLGMPTVILVGAWLLQQGEVSVFTYLAYLLASAMVYNPIIEVCNYLALLSFLDVRINRMKEIENMPTQEGSADVQLENYDIEFRNVSFAYETKKQVLHNVSFTARQGTVTALVGPSGGGKSTTAKLAARFWDIEDGQILVGGNDISKIDPETLLKHYSIVFQDVLLFNASIADNIRIGKRNATDEEVRHAARLAQCDDFISRMPQGYDTVIGENGETLSGGERQRISIARALLKNAPIILLDEATASLDAENETKIQAGISELVRNKTVIIIAHRMRTVRNADHIVVLSGGTVSEQGTPDELLARNGEFARMVRLQQEKRQ encoded by the coding sequence ATGATAAAATATCTTCAACAACGGTTCGCCCTCACCGAAAAAGGAGCGAAAGACTTGCGGAAAGGCATCGCCTGCTCTACACTAATGAACCTCGCATTGATGCTGCCGCCCACCTATTTGTTCTTCTTCCTCATGGAGTACATCGACGCCAAGCCCTCCACCGAGCCGCACACGCTGTGGTTCTATGTGCTTGTGGCAACGCTCTTGGCAGTGCTTATGTTCTTCATAGCCCTCCGACAGTACGACAGCACCTACACCACCGTCTACAACGAGAGTGCGCAACGCCGCATCGGAGTGGCGGAAAAGCTGCGCCGACTGCCCCTCGCTTTCTTCGGCGAACGCAACCTTTCCGACCTCACCTCTACCGTGATGGAAGACTGCACGATGCTCGAGCAAACCTTCTCGCACGCTGTTCCCCAGCTGTTTGCGTCGGCTCTGAGCGTCGTCATCATCGGCGTGGGCATGTTCTCCTACAACTGGCACTTGGCTTTAGCCCTCTTTTGGGTTGTTCCGCTCGCCGTAACCACCCTGCTGCTGTCGCGCCGTCAGCTCCACAAAGCCTTCGTCCAACACTATAAAGTGAAGCGTGGCGTAACCGAACAGATACAGGAAGGGCTGGAATGTATGCAGGAAATAAGGTCGTACAGTGGCGAACAGACATACTGCCGCAGCTTCGACAAGCGGCTGAAGGGCTACGAACGCGAGCTGGTGCGCGGCGAACTCGTGGCAGGAGTCTTCCTCAATCTCGCCGGAATGCTGCTCAAGCTCGGTATGCCCACCGTTATATTGGTGGGAGCGTGGCTGTTGCAGCAGGGCGAAGTGTCGGTATTCACCTACTTGGCTTACCTCTTGGCATCGGCAATGGTCTACAATCCCATTATCGAAGTGTGCAACTACCTTGCCCTTCTCTCTTTCCTCGACGTGCGCATCAACCGTATGAAGGAAATAGAAAACATGCCTACGCAGGAGGGAAGTGCAGACGTACAACTCGAAAACTACGACATCGAGTTCCGCAACGTAAGTTTTGCCTACGAAACCAAGAAGCAAGTGCTGCACAATGTCTCGTTCACGGCACGTCAAGGCACCGTTACCGCCCTCGTAGGGCCGTCGGGTGGAGGCAAAAGCACTACTGCCAAACTCGCCGCACGCTTTTGGGACATCGAAGACGGACAAATTCTTGTGGGCGGAAACGACATCTCGAAGATTGACCCCGAAACGCTGCTGAAACACTATTCCATTGTTTTTCAGGACGTATTGCTGTTCAATGCCTCTATTGCCGACAATATCCGAATCGGCAAGCGCAACGCCACCGACGAGGAAGTGCGCCACGCCGCCCGACTGGCGCAGTGCGACGACTTCATCAGCCGAATGCCGCAAGGCTACGATACCGTCATCGGCGAAAACGGCGAAACCCTTTCGGGTGGCGAGCGGCAGCGTATTTCCATTGCCCGCGCCCTGCTGAAGAATGCCCCAATCATACTTCTCGACGAAGCCACCGCAAGCCTTGACGCCGAGAACGAGACGAAAATACAAGCGGGCATCTCCGAACTGGTACGTAACAAGACCGTTATCATCATCGCCCACCGTATGCGCACCGTCCGCAATGCCGACCACATCGTGGTGCTTAGCGGCGGAACGGTGAGCGAACAGGGCACGCCCGACGAGCTGTTGGCTCGCAACGGCGAGTTCGCCCGCATGGTTCGTCTGCAACAGGAAAAACGGCAATGA
- a CDS encoding TetR/AcrR family transcriptional regulator: MQTLKDDIRQRIVAVAREEFIAHGARSTSIRTVARRAGIAAGNVYNYFRSKDELFCEVLRPLLNELNRYILSHNEERHLCIEVFDALDFQNEYIGAMKRMVRLYRPELCLLLFNAEGTSLAGYKERIAEHQLKAGTEYLRLMKARYPHINIDISPFFLHIASSMWVNIFCELVEHEEYDESEVNRALEQYAAYSMAGWRELMKP, translated from the coding sequence ATGCAGACACTGAAAGACGACATACGACAGCGTATTGTTGCCGTAGCGCGCGAGGAATTTATCGCTCACGGCGCACGCAGCACGTCTATCCGTACGGTGGCGCGGCGTGCGGGCATTGCTGCTGGCAACGTGTACAACTACTTCCGCAGCAAGGACGAGCTGTTCTGCGAGGTGTTGCGGCCGCTGCTCAACGAGCTGAACCGCTACATTCTGTCGCACAACGAGGAGCGGCACCTCTGCATCGAGGTGTTCGACGCACTCGATTTTCAGAACGAATACATCGGTGCAATGAAGCGAATGGTGAGGCTTTACCGCCCCGAGCTGTGCCTGTTGCTATTCAATGCCGAAGGCACATCGCTTGCGGGCTACAAGGAGAGAATAGCTGAACACCAGCTGAAAGCAGGCACGGAATACCTGCGACTGATGAAAGCGCGCTATCCGCACATCAACATCGACATATCGCCCTTCTTCCTGCACATTGCGAGTTCCATGTGGGTGAACATCTTCTGCGAACTTGTGGAGCACGAGGAGTACGACGAAAGCGAGGTGAACCGTGCGCTCGAGCAGTATGCCGCTTACAGTATGGCAGGGTGGAGAGAGCTGATGAAACCGTAG
- a CDS encoding ABC transporter ATP-binding protein — translation MIRILKRLGRYMGGRKPLLPCSVVLSAVNGLLSLVPFIFLWLVVRTLLTADGDLADTPVWDYAIAAFVVSVANVLLYFAALMLSHLSAFRIETNMRRTAMERLMSVPLGFFDTQNTGRMRKIIDEDSSQTHTFVAHILPDVAGSVVAPIGIIVLLLAVDWQLGIAAMVPIVCAFGIMGYMMNPKNNDFQRMYLDAQEKMSAEAVEYVRGIPVVKVFQQTVFSFKRFHDSIINYRDLVIRYTLLWRTPMSAYTIAINAFAFLLVPTGIILIGHGGETAIIVSDMVLYVLIAPIIAANVMKAMHLSENLFLANEAVDRLEKLTATPPLPESSEPEKATAFDVSLRNVSFRYEAAECDAVSHIDLDIPQGKTVALVGASGSGKTTIARLIPRFWDVREGSLKIGGVDVRHMDKATLMRNVSFVFQNTRLFKTSILENIRYGNPDATIEQVNRAVDLSQSREIIERLPQGLDTVIGAEGTYLSGGEQQRIVLARAILKDAPIVVLDEATAFADPENEHLIRQAFAHLTCGKTVLMIAHRLTTVQDADNIVVVDNGRIAEQGTHQQLMEQATLYYKMWNEYQKSVAWKL, via the coding sequence ATGATAAGAATACTGAAACGCTTAGGACGTTACATGGGAGGGCGCAAGCCGTTGCTGCCCTGCTCGGTTGTGCTGTCGGCAGTGAACGGACTGCTGTCGCTCGTACCCTTTATTTTCCTGTGGTTGGTGGTGCGCACGCTGCTCACTGCCGACGGAGACCTTGCCGATACGCCCGTATGGGATTATGCCATTGCGGCGTTCGTGGTGTCGGTGGCGAATGTTCTGCTCTATTTCGCCGCCCTCATGCTCTCGCATCTTTCCGCTTTCCGCATCGAAACCAATATGCGGCGCACTGCCATGGAACGGCTGATGAGTGTTCCGTTGGGCTTTTTCGACACGCAGAACACGGGGCGTATGCGCAAGATAATAGACGAAGATTCGAGCCAGACCCACACTTTCGTGGCACACATACTGCCCGATGTGGCAGGCAGCGTGGTGGCTCCGATAGGCATCATAGTGCTTCTGCTTGCCGTAGACTGGCAGTTGGGCATTGCCGCAATGGTGCCGATAGTGTGCGCCTTCGGCATTATGGGCTACATGATGAACCCTAAGAACAACGATTTCCAGCGTATGTACCTTGACGCACAGGAGAAAATGAGTGCCGAAGCTGTGGAGTACGTGCGCGGAATACCCGTCGTGAAGGTCTTCCAACAGACGGTATTCTCGTTCAAACGCTTTCACGACAGCATCATCAACTACCGCGACCTCGTCATCAGGTACACCCTTCTGTGGCGCACGCCCATGTCTGCCTACACCATAGCCATCAATGCTTTCGCCTTTCTGCTTGTGCCTACGGGCATCATACTGATAGGGCACGGCGGCGAAACTGCCATCATCGTTTCCGATATGGTGCTGTATGTGCTCATCGCACCCATCATTGCAGCCAACGTAATGAAAGCCATGCACCTCAGCGAGAACCTCTTTCTGGCAAACGAAGCGGTAGACCGATTGGAGAAACTCACTGCCACGCCACCGCTTCCAGAGAGTTCCGAGCCTGAGAAAGCAACAGCCTTCGATGTCAGCCTGCGCAATGTGTCGTTCCGATACGAAGCGGCGGAGTGCGATGCCGTAAGCCACATCGACCTCGACATACCGCAAGGCAAGACCGTTGCGCTGGTGGGAGCGTCCGGAAGCGGCAAGACAACCATCGCAAGACTTATTCCACGCTTCTGGGACGTGCGCGAAGGCAGCTTGAAAATAGGCGGTGTGGACGTTCGGCACATGGATAAGGCAACGCTGATGCGCAACGTGTCGTTCGTGTTTCAGAACACCCGACTGTTCAAGACCTCCATTTTGGAGAACATACGCTACGGCAATCCCGATGCAACCATCGAGCAGGTGAACCGTGCCGTAGACCTCTCGCAGAGTCGGGAAATCATCGAGCGGCTGCCACAGGGGCTGGACACCGTGATAGGAGCGGAGGGAACATACCTCTCTGGCGGCGAGCAGCAGCGCATAGTGCTTGCCCGTGCCATTCTGAAAGATGCGCCCATCGTGGTGCTCGACGAAGCTACTGCCTTTGCCGACCCCGAAAACGAGCACCTTATCAGGCAGGCATTTGCCCACCTGACTTGCGGAAAAACCGTGCTCATGATAGCCCACCGACTGACCACCGTGCAAGATGCCGACAACATTGTCGTGGTAGACAACGGCAGAATAGCCGAACAGGGCACCCACCAACAGCTCATGGAGCAAGCCACATTATATTATAAGATGTGGAACGAATACCAAAAGTCGGTGGCATGGAAACTATAA